In a single window of the Pseudanabaena sp. BC1403 genome:
- a CDS encoding alpha/beta fold hydrolase, translating to MISDRRLKVLCLHGHPGNSEAMQIFAKYFHDKGIKAISPDLRGYGNCKATVNFTMLDHIQDLWDLLESDRQSDQQNLLNDYPETEYLILGWSLGGILAMELALRAAEQQNLTHNNVTPKIAGLILIATAAKPRSGLPKIAWWEYANLVIAVALHWIAPKQRWHIEWLGKRSLIRYLIQQHTQEAYDQISHTGARAYLQTSRYAQRALMQALRQGYDRTGDLDKIQVPCLAIAAEQDRHITAASTLETAKLLPNCEYISYPNTAHLLPWEIGDRLLADIDSWCDRHLS from the coding sequence ATGATTAGCGATCGCAGATTAAAAGTTTTATGCTTGCACGGACACCCCGGAAATAGTGAAGCAATGCAGATATTCGCTAAATACTTTCATGATAAAGGTATTAAAGCGATCTCGCCTGACTTGCGCGGTTATGGAAATTGTAAGGCAACTGTGAACTTTACAATGTTAGATCACATACAAGATCTCTGGGATCTTTTAGAAAGCGATCGGCAGTCTGATCAGCAAAATTTATTAAACGATTATCCAGAAACGGAATATCTGATTTTAGGATGGTCTCTAGGTGGTATTTTGGCGATGGAGTTGGCGTTGCGAGCTGCTGAACAGCAAAATTTAACTCACAACAACGTAACTCCGAAAATTGCAGGCTTGATTTTAATAGCGACAGCCGCCAAGCCGCGCAGCGGTTTACCAAAAATTGCTTGGTGGGAATATGCAAATTTAGTGATTGCCGTTGCTTTGCATTGGATTGCGCCAAAGCAGCGTTGGCATATTGAGTGGTTAGGCAAGCGATCGCTGATTAGATATTTAATCCAGCAGCATACTCAAGAAGCCTATGATCAGATTTCTCATACTGGTGCAAGAGCTTATTTACAAACTTCGCGCTATGCTCAAAGAGCTTTAATGCAAGCTCTTAGGCAGGGATACGATCGCACTGGTGATTTAGATAAAATCCAAGTCCCTTGCCTTGCGATCGCCGCAGAGCAAGATCGCCATATCACAGCAGCATCAACCTTAGAAACTGCAAAATTATTGCCTAATTGTGAATATATCTCTTACCCAAATACCGCCCATTTATTGCCTTGGGAAATAGGCGATCGCTTACTAGCGGATATTGATTCATGGTGCGATCGGCATTTATCATAA